A window of Streptomyces sp. SAI-127 contains these coding sequences:
- a CDS encoding nucleobase:cation symporter-2 family protein — MAQTTPVHPVDEVPPVRQLAAFGLQHVLAMYAGAVAVPLIVGGAMKLSPADLAYLITADLLVCGIATLIQCIGFWRFGVRLPIMQGCTFAAVSPMVLIGTTGGGLPAIYGSVIVAGLAIMLLAPVFGKLLRFFPPLVTGTVILIIGISLLPVAGNWVAGGVGSADFGAPKNIALAVFVLVVVLGVQRFAPAFLSRIAVLIGIVVGLAVAVPFGFTDFDGVGDADWVGISTPFHFGAPTFEFSAIVSMLVVALVTMTETTGDLIAVGEMTDRRVEPRSLSDGLRADGLSTVLGGVFNTFPYTAYAQNVGLVGMTRVRSRWVVATAGGILVLLGLLPKLGAVVAAVPAPVLGGAGLVMFGTVAASGLRTLTQVDFKGNNNLTVVAVSVAMGVLPVGVPTIYEKFPDWFQTVMNSGISAGCLTAIVLNLLFNHLPGKADSAAPEPDGLAGGGAEEGVEKSREEVV; from the coding sequence ATGGCTCAAACCACCCCTGTGCACCCCGTAGACGAAGTACCCCCGGTACGGCAGCTCGCCGCCTTCGGCCTCCAGCACGTCCTCGCGATGTACGCGGGTGCCGTGGCCGTCCCCCTGATCGTCGGCGGCGCGATGAAGCTGTCGCCCGCGGATCTGGCGTATCTGATCACCGCCGACCTCCTGGTGTGCGGTATCGCCACGCTCATCCAGTGCATCGGCTTCTGGCGTTTCGGCGTACGACTCCCGATCATGCAGGGCTGCACCTTCGCGGCCGTGTCACCGATGGTCCTGATCGGCACGACGGGCGGCGGACTCCCGGCGATCTACGGCTCGGTGATCGTCGCGGGCCTCGCGATCATGTTGCTCGCGCCCGTCTTCGGCAAGTTGCTCCGCTTCTTCCCGCCGCTGGTCACGGGCACGGTGATCCTGATCATCGGCATCTCGCTGCTGCCGGTAGCCGGCAACTGGGTCGCGGGTGGCGTCGGATCGGCCGACTTCGGCGCCCCGAAGAACATCGCGCTCGCCGTGTTCGTCCTGGTGGTGGTGCTGGGCGTGCAGCGGTTCGCGCCGGCGTTCCTGAGCCGGATCGCGGTACTGATCGGCATCGTGGTCGGCCTGGCGGTGGCCGTCCCCTTCGGGTTCACGGACTTCGACGGGGTCGGTGACGCGGACTGGGTCGGGATCAGCACGCCCTTCCACTTCGGGGCGCCGACCTTCGAGTTCTCGGCGATCGTGTCGATGCTGGTGGTGGCACTGGTGACGATGACCGAGACGACCGGTGACCTGATCGCGGTGGGCGAGATGACGGACCGCAGGGTCGAGCCGCGCTCCCTCTCGGACGGCCTGCGCGCCGACGGCCTGTCGACCGTGCTCGGCGGTGTCTTCAACACCTTCCCGTACACGGCGTACGCCCAGAACGTCGGGCTCGTCGGCATGACCCGGGTGCGCAGCCGCTGGGTCGTCGCCACGGCCGGCGGCATCCTGGTCCTGCTGGGCCTGCTGCCCAAGCTGGGCGCTGTGGTCGCGGCCGTACCGGCTCCGGTGCTGGGCGGGGCGGGCCTGGTGATGTTCGGGACGGTCGCGGCGAGCGGTCTGCGGACTCTCACCCAGGTCGACTTCAAGGGCAACAACAACCTGACCGTGGTGGCCGTCTCGGTGGCCATGGGCGTGCTGCCGGTCGGCGTGCCGACGATCTACGAGAAGTTCCCCGACTGGTTCCAGACGGTGATGAACAGCGGCATCAGCGCGGGCTGTCTGACGGCGATCGTGCTGAACCTGCTCTTCAACCACCTGCCCGGGAAGGCCGACTCAGCCGCTCCCGAGCCGGACGGCCTGGCGGGCGGCGGCGCCGAGGAGGGCGTCGAGAAGTCCCGGGAAGAGGTCGTCTAG
- a CDS encoding FAD-dependent oxidoreductase, with translation MRVAVVGSGPSGCYTAQSLVQQDPDVLVDVLDRLPCPYGLVRYGVAPDHEKIKSLQNNLRTVLEHERVRFLGGVEIGPGGVPTARLRELYHAVVYCVGAATDRHLGIPGEDLPGSWSATEFVSWYSAHPDSTADGFVVGARSAVVIGVGNVAVDVTRMLARGVTELSPTDMPHPALTALAASRVTEVHMVGRRGPSQARFTTKELRELGSLPDTEVAVNAAELALDPAYLDPSPLPAPQRRNVEVLRGWAAAESPPASRRISLRFFLRPVELLADGGRVGAVRFERTVPDGRGGVRGTGEFEELEAQLVLRSVGYRGMPVEGLPFDTESGTVPNVDGRVVHGCSAVQGEYVAGWIKRGPTGVIGTNRPDAKETVTSLLEDAPTLVHKDLREDPLDALRAEGAEPVEWAGWCAIERAEAELGASLGRGVVKLPDWQSLMNAVHGSAS, from the coding sequence ATGCGTGTCGCCGTCGTCGGCTCCGGGCCCAGCGGGTGCTACACCGCCCAGAGCCTCGTCCAGCAGGATCCGGACGTGCTCGTCGATGTCCTGGACCGGCTGCCGTGCCCGTACGGCCTGGTGCGCTACGGCGTGGCACCGGACCACGAGAAGATCAAATCGCTCCAGAACAACCTGCGGACGGTGCTGGAACACGAGCGGGTGCGGTTTCTCGGCGGCGTCGAGATCGGCCCGGGCGGGGTGCCGACCGCGCGGCTGCGCGAGCTGTACCACGCCGTCGTGTACTGCGTGGGCGCCGCGACCGACCGGCATCTGGGGATCCCGGGTGAGGATCTGCCGGGCAGCTGGTCGGCGACGGAGTTCGTGTCCTGGTACAGCGCGCATCCCGACTCCACGGCCGACGGTTTCGTGGTCGGCGCCCGGTCGGCGGTGGTCATCGGTGTGGGGAACGTCGCGGTCGACGTGACGCGGATGCTGGCCCGCGGGGTGACGGAGCTCAGCCCGACCGACATGCCGCATCCGGCGCTCACCGCGCTGGCCGCCAGCCGGGTGACGGAGGTCCACATGGTGGGCCGGCGGGGCCCTTCCCAGGCCCGCTTCACCACCAAGGAGCTGCGCGAGCTGGGTTCACTGCCGGACACCGAAGTGGCCGTGAACGCGGCGGAGTTGGCGCTGGACCCGGCGTACCTGGACCCCTCTCCCCTGCCGGCGCCGCAGCGCCGGAACGTGGAGGTGCTGCGGGGCTGGGCGGCCGCGGAGTCACCACCGGCCTCCCGCCGGATCTCGTTGCGCTTCTTCCTGCGTCCCGTCGAACTCCTCGCCGACGGCGGCCGCGTGGGCGCGGTCCGCTTCGAGAGGACGGTGCCGGACGGGCGCGGCGGCGTGCGCGGCACCGGTGAATTCGAGGAGCTCGAGGCCCAGTTGGTGCTGCGCTCGGTGGGCTACCGGGGGATGCCGGTGGAGGGACTGCCGTTCGACACCGAGAGCGGGACCGTACCCAACGTCGACGGGCGTGTCGTGCACGGCTGTTCCGCCGTCCAGGGTGAGTACGTGGCCGGCTGGATCAAGCGCGGCCCGACCGGCGTGATCGGCACCAACCGCCCGGACGCCAAGGAGACGGTGACCTCGTTGCTCGAGGACGCCCCCACGCTCGTACACAAAGATCTGCGCGAAGACCCGCTTGACGCACTGCGGGCGGAGGGCGCCGAACCGGTGGAGTGGGCGGGTTGGTGTGCGATCGAGCGGGCGGAAGCGGAGCTCGGCGCGTCCCTGGGCCGGGGCGTGGTGAAACTCCCGGACTGGCAGTCCCTGATGAACGCGGTGCACGGCAGTGCTTCTTAG
- a CDS encoding DUF6214 family protein, translating to MSVWPAWKVREDGGTMAWFHVRLAFADGARVDTLAVVAGGGVSLEDVRARPALSLEDLGALAGWIEGPLFEACGVTPPAAAAAAAEQLVSRARPAWPRGMEGRWLIAQEYRAAQEDGVDPVLAVMGATGHSRRKSLRLISRARDAGFLTPRHARR from the coding sequence GTGTCCGTGTGGCCCGCGTGGAAAGTGCGGGAGGACGGGGGCACGATGGCCTGGTTCCACGTCCGGCTGGCCTTCGCCGACGGTGCCCGGGTGGACACGCTCGCGGTGGTGGCCGGAGGCGGCGTGTCCCTGGAGGACGTACGGGCCCGGCCGGCGCTGTCGCTCGAGGACCTGGGCGCCCTCGCCGGCTGGATCGAGGGCCCGCTCTTCGAGGCCTGTGGGGTGACGCCTCCCGCTGCCGCTGCCGCTGCCGCCGAGCAGCTGGTCAGCCGCGCCCGCCCTGCCTGGCCGCGCGGCATGGAAGGGCGCTGGTTGATCGCCCAGGAGTACCGAGCCGCACAGGAGGACGGCGTCGACCCGGTCCTCGCGGTGATGGGCGCGACCGGCCACAGCCGCCGCAAGTCGCTCAGGCTCATCTCCCGGGCGCGCGACGCGGGTTTTCTGACCCCACGTCACGCAAGGCGCTGA
- a CDS encoding DUF305 domain-containing protein, whose product MKGPWAATVLFRRAPLLAATLATAAALALGGCDSDADPKSASETGPSVLAPGKPGEANRTLSAQDAEEQRADDDTPNSADVSYARMMIEHHTQALELTELAPDRAESTRLKALAERISAAQGPEIAAMGAWLKEHGQSEKGGGHTHATMPGMATEAQLKKLRAAKGKAFDELFLTLMITHHEGAITMATDVKGQGNNIRIEEMADDVVAQQTSEINRMRDML is encoded by the coding sequence ATGAAGGGACCATGGGCGGCCACTGTGCTTTTCCGCCGTGCGCCCCTGCTGGCGGCCACCCTTGCCACCGCGGCAGCCCTGGCCCTCGGGGGCTGCGACTCCGACGCGGATCCCAAGTCGGCGTCGGAGACCGGGCCTTCGGTGCTCGCGCCGGGCAAGCCGGGCGAGGCGAACCGCACGCTCTCCGCTCAGGACGCCGAGGAGCAGCGGGCCGACGACGACACTCCCAACTCGGCGGACGTCTCGTACGCGCGGATGATGATCGAGCACCACACCCAGGCGCTGGAACTGACCGAACTGGCCCCCGACCGCGCCGAGTCGACGAGACTCAAGGCACTCGCCGAGCGGATCTCGGCCGCCCAGGGGCCGGAGATCGCCGCGATGGGGGCCTGGCTGAAGGAGCACGGCCAGTCCGAGAAGGGCGGCGGCCACACGCACGCCACGATGCCCGGCATGGCGACCGAGGCCCAGCTGAAGAAGCTGCGCGCGGCGAAGGGGAAGGCGTTCGACGAGCTCTTCCTCACGCTGATGATCACTCACCACGAGGGGGCGATCACCATGGCGACGGACGTGAAGGGGCAGGGCAACAACATCCGGATCGAGGAGATGGCCGACGACGTGGTCGCCCAGCAGACGAGCGAGATCAACCGGATGCGGGACATGCTCTGA
- a CDS encoding TetR/AcrR family transcriptional regulator — MSPRSASVNEELRRRSRERLLQAALELVSERGYEATTLGDIADRAGSARGLVSYYFPGKRRLVQSAVHRLMHRTLEEALEREPRTEDGRERMARAIDAILGLARDRTVLMRQHMAGLLDTDGFVQCPEQQRLAELLRDTMERHGSQTVETDYPMLRSQLMGAVYAMVVPNVPMSLATLRAELFTRYRLDWEQGVPPGTEAPDGTYDTDLSRFFETGPEAGDQSK; from the coding sequence ATGTCCCCGCGCAGCGCCTCGGTCAATGAAGAGTTGCGCCGTCGTTCCCGGGAGCGGCTCCTGCAGGCGGCACTCGAACTGGTCTCCGAGCGCGGTTACGAGGCCACGACCCTCGGCGACATCGCGGACCGGGCCGGTTCGGCACGCGGTCTGGTGTCGTACTACTTCCCCGGCAAGCGCCGGCTCGTGCAGTCCGCCGTGCACCGGCTCATGCACCGGACGCTGGAGGAGGCGCTGGAGCGCGAGCCGCGCACCGAGGACGGCCGGGAGCGGATGGCCCGGGCCATCGACGCGATCCTGGGCCTGGCCCGGGACCGGACCGTACTGATGCGCCAGCATATGGCGGGCCTGCTGGACACCGACGGCTTCGTGCAGTGCCCGGAGCAGCAGCGCCTGGCCGAGCTGCTGCGGGACACGATGGAACGGCACGGTTCGCAGACGGTCGAGACCGACTACCCGATGCTGCGTTCGCAACTCATGGGCGCGGTCTACGCGATGGTCGTACCGAACGTCCCGATGTCGTTGGCGACGCTGCGCGCCGAGCTGTTCACGCGCTACCGGCTCGACTGGGAGCAGGGCGTCCCGCCGGGCACCGAGGCACCCGACGGGACGTACGACACGGATCTGTCGCGTTTCTTCGAGACGGGCCCGGAGGCCGGGGATCAGTCGAAGTAG
- a CDS encoding HAD-IA family hydrolase, with protein sequence MTAVLFDFSGTLFRIESTESWLRTALEEAGLALAEAELTRVALELERVGALPGGPPPRAPMPDEVAAVWGIRDESAELHRAAYTGLSRLVPLPDPALHDALYDRHMSPAAWQPYPDATEVLRALRERGIGVGVVSNIGWDLRPVFRAHGLDPYVDVYVLSYEHGVQKPDPRLFKTACTALGVEPRDVLMVGDDRRADGGAAALGCGVHFVDHLPAAQRPDGLRPVLDLVG encoded by the coding sequence ATGACTGCCGTCCTGTTCGACTTCTCGGGAACCCTCTTCCGGATCGAGTCCACCGAGTCCTGGCTGAGGACCGCTCTCGAGGAGGCGGGACTTGCCCTCGCCGAGGCCGAGTTGACGCGGGTCGCGCTGGAGCTGGAGAGGGTGGGGGCGTTGCCCGGTGGGCCGCCGCCCCGGGCGCCGATGCCGGACGAGGTCGCCGCCGTGTGGGGGATTCGGGACGAGAGTGCCGAGCTGCACCGGGCCGCGTACACCGGGCTCTCGCGGCTGGTCCCGCTGCCGGATCCCGCGCTGCACGACGCGTTGTACGACCGGCACATGTCCCCCGCCGCCTGGCAGCCGTATCCCGACGCCACCGAGGTCCTGCGTGCGCTGCGGGAGCGCGGGATCGGGGTGGGTGTGGTCAGCAACATCGGCTGGGACCTGCGCCCCGTCTTCCGCGCACACGGGCTCGATCCCTACGTCGACGTGTATGTGCTGTCGTACGAACACGGCGTCCAGAAGCCGGACCCCCGGCTGTTCAAGACCGCCTGCACGGCGCTCGGTGTCGAGCCCCGGGACGTCCTGATGGTCGGCGACGACCGGCGGGCGGACGGCGGTGCGGCGGCCCTCGGCTGCGGGGTGCACTTCGTGGATCATCTGCCGGCGGCGCAGCGGCCCGACGGACTGCGGCCCGTCCTCGACCTGGTGGGCTGA
- a CDS encoding phosphatase PAP2 family protein, giving the protein MHTPSVDSPPRPPEHRTAARATGVLALCSVLLLVLVAAKWHPLLTVDGDIADTTHRWAVDEPGVTHAFRILTDWVWDPWAMRILAAIAVMWLVWRRNARWTAVWLAATCALGTLLQQILKATVGRPRPVWPDPVDTAHFAAYPSGHALTATVVCGLLLWLLHHYGAGRALWLTALALSVVSVVGVGLTRIWLGVHWPSDVLGGWLLGAMLVTLAVLIHQRYRP; this is encoded by the coding sequence ATGCACACGCCGTCCGTCGACTCCCCGCCCCGCCCCCCGGAGCACCGGACCGCCGCCCGCGCGACCGGTGTCCTCGCCCTGTGCTCGGTGCTGCTGCTCGTCCTGGTCGCGGCCAAGTGGCATCCGTTGCTCACCGTGGACGGCGACATCGCCGACACCACGCACCGCTGGGCGGTCGACGAGCCGGGGGTGACCCACGCCTTCCGCATCCTCACGGACTGGGTGTGGGACCCCTGGGCGATGCGCATCCTCGCTGCGATCGCGGTGATGTGGTTGGTGTGGCGGCGCAACGCCCGGTGGACCGCCGTATGGCTGGCGGCCACCTGTGCGCTGGGCACACTGCTCCAGCAGATCCTGAAGGCCACGGTCGGCCGCCCGCGCCCCGTCTGGCCCGACCCCGTCGACACCGCGCACTTCGCGGCCTACCCGTCGGGCCACGCCCTGACGGCCACGGTCGTCTGCGGCCTGCTCCTGTGGCTCCTCCACCACTACGGCGCCGGCCGCGCCCTGTGGCTCACGGCGCTGGCCCTCTCCGTGGTCTCCGTGGTCGGCGTCGGTCTGACCCGTATCTGGCTCGGCGTCCACTGGCCCTCCGACGTGCTCGGCGGCTGGCTCCTGGGCGCGATGCTGGTGACGCTGGCGGTGCTGATCCACCAGCGGTACCGGCCGTGA
- a CDS encoding DUF5134 domain-containing protein → MHGPASPGWLLVALCAATGAYCLLRMRSSVEEQRRAAGGEALMGFGMAAMAVPAAVFTPPSWAWPLCAAVFGGAALRALWAARTSTHHLHHLVGAGAMVYMTVVMAASPGHHGGAGVPVVTGVLLLYFAGYVLLSGVRLIPVTAGGGTVGWGDRPELARACRLSMGIAMVAMLLTL, encoded by the coding sequence GTGCACGGACCGGCTTCGCCCGGCTGGCTGCTGGTGGCGCTCTGCGCGGCGACCGGGGCGTACTGCCTGCTGCGGATGCGCAGCAGCGTCGAGGAACAGCGCCGGGCCGCGGGCGGTGAGGCGCTGATGGGCTTCGGGATGGCCGCGATGGCCGTACCCGCCGCCGTGTTCACGCCACCGTCGTGGGCCTGGCCGCTCTGCGCGGCCGTGTTCGGCGGGGCCGCGCTGCGCGCGCTGTGGGCGGCGCGCACGAGCACCCATCATCTGCACCACCTGGTGGGGGCCGGGGCCATGGTCTACATGACGGTGGTGATGGCGGCCTCCCCCGGGCACCACGGCGGCGCGGGGGTCCCCGTGGTGACGGGCGTCCTGCTCCTCTACTTCGCGGGCTACGTCCTGCTGTCCGGCGTCCGCCTCATACCGGTGACCGCCGGTGGCGGGACGGTCGGCTGGGGCGATCGTCCCGAACTCGCGCGCGCGTGTCGGCTGTCGATGGGCATCGCGATGGTGGCCATGCTGCTGACGCTCTGA
- a CDS encoding FUSC family protein has protein sequence MSSATPIAGTPRVRRLPLAGVLRLGRPSDIWFKPALSVVVAVAPPNLILLALGRLDLAMYAMAGSLCALYAHHRPYAARARALAGVVLGMVAGLAVGLVAASLTSSAVVLVTVGALVAAVQKALCDATRIGPPGHVVLTFISSASLFAPQTLAQVPGHLALALAAGIWAWLIGMAPGLLRPHGPERRATAHALNAAAAYAENRRPQASGTAHAAVQAAWQTLLSAGARSETRRALERLVVRAEVALAAPADADPHRLRAWARELRGTGPVPRTAYDDELLGVEAELAAPARRWWRALGPLAPIAMRTALGCALAGYVSLALGIGRPYWALVTAASLYQANVTLTWSRGVQRVVGNLVGVLVFAAVVPLAHLGPAALVLCCLALNFGAEALMGRNYWLGSICVTPMALLITEFAGYQEPGRLITERVVDTLVGALVGFVAAMAVTNRRAGDRVEHALAAVEGARARAARLLAEPHPAPASLDSARRALAAALVDLRAGVEAASGEWWQRALPQERVVRAEQAGHRTLAATIRHHRAEGARP, from the coding sequence ATGAGCAGTGCGACCCCCATTGCCGGCACCCCGCGCGTCCGCCGTCTCCCCCTGGCCGGTGTGCTGCGCCTCGGCAGGCCCTCCGACATCTGGTTCAAGCCCGCGCTGAGCGTGGTCGTCGCGGTCGCCCCGCCGAACCTGATCCTCCTGGCCCTCGGCCGACTCGACCTGGCGATGTACGCCATGGCCGGGTCCCTGTGCGCGCTGTACGCCCACCACCGGCCCTACGCCGCCCGGGCCCGCGCCCTGGCCGGGGTGGTGCTCGGCATGGTCGCCGGCCTTGCTGTCGGCCTCGTCGCCGCTTCGCTCACCAGCAGCGCGGTGGTGCTGGTCACCGTCGGTGCACTGGTGGCCGCCGTGCAGAAAGCGCTCTGTGACGCGACCCGGATCGGCCCGCCGGGCCATGTGGTCCTCACCTTCATCAGCTCCGCCTCCCTGTTCGCCCCGCAGACCCTCGCCCAGGTGCCCGGCCACCTCGCCCTGGCCCTCGCCGCGGGCATCTGGGCCTGGCTGATCGGCATGGCACCCGGTCTGTTGCGGCCGCACGGCCCGGAGCGACGGGCCACCGCCCACGCGCTGAACGCGGCTGCCGCTTATGCGGAGAACCGGCGCCCCCAAGCAAGCGGAACCGCCCATGCCGCCGTGCAGGCCGCCTGGCAGACCCTTCTCTCGGCCGGCGCCCGCTCCGAGACCCGGCGGGCCCTCGAACGTCTCGTCGTCCGCGCCGAGGTCGCCCTCGCCGCACCCGCCGACGCGGACCCGCACCGCCTGCGCGCCTGGGCCCGCGAACTGCGCGGCACCGGGCCGGTCCCGCGGACGGCGTACGACGACGAACTCCTCGGAGTGGAGGCCGAACTCGCCGCCCCGGCCCGCCGGTGGTGGCGTGCCCTCGGGCCGCTCGCCCCGATCGCGATGCGCACCGCCCTGGGCTGCGCCCTCGCCGGTTACGTCTCCCTCGCGCTCGGCATCGGCCGCCCCTACTGGGCGCTGGTCACCGCCGCCTCGCTCTACCAGGCCAACGTCACCCTCACCTGGAGCCGGGGTGTCCAGCGCGTCGTCGGCAACCTCGTCGGGGTGCTGGTGTTCGCCGCCGTGGTCCCGCTCGCCCACCTCGGGCCCGCCGCCCTCGTCCTGTGCTGCCTCGCCCTCAACTTCGGCGCCGAGGCGCTCATGGGCCGCAACTACTGGCTCGGCAGCATCTGCGTCACCCCGATGGCGCTGCTCATCACCGAGTTCGCCGGGTACCAGGAGCCGGGCCGGCTGATCACCGAGCGGGTCGTGGACACCCTCGTCGGGGCGCTGGTCGGGTTCGTCGCCGCCATGGCCGTCACCAACCGGCGCGCGGGCGATCGCGTCGAGCACGCGCTGGCCGCCGTGGAAGGCGCCCGCGCCCGCGCCGCCCGCCTTCTCGCGGAGCCGCACCCCGCTCCCGCCAGCCTGGACTCCGCCCGCCGCGCCCTCGCCGCCGCCCTGGTCGACCTGCGGGCCGGCGTCGAGGCCGCGTCCGGCGAATGGTGGCAGCGTGCCCTGCCCCAGGAGAGGGTCGTACGCGCCGAGCAGGCCGGACACCGTACGCTCGCCGCGACGATCCGGCACCACAGAGCGGAGGGCGCCCGCCCATGA
- a CDS encoding MarR family transcriptional regulator — translation MTAPNGRPEEPARHDTVAAVVRQWQTVHPGLDTGPMEIIGRVNRCAALLQQAEDAPLRRAGLSRPEFDLLGALRRTGHELTPGDLARETFSSGAAVTKRLKQLTERGLVERRGDTRDRRVAHVRLTEAGRDLVDGILPEQLAYETAVLSVLTPEARDELAGRLGELLGRLEGTLGVLRA, via the coding sequence ATGACGGCACCGAACGGACGACCGGAGGAACCGGCGAGGCACGACACCGTCGCCGCCGTCGTCCGGCAGTGGCAGACCGTCCACCCCGGCCTCGACACCGGCCCCATGGAGATCATCGGCCGTGTCAACCGCTGCGCGGCCCTGCTCCAGCAGGCCGAGGACGCCCCCCTGCGCCGGGCCGGACTCAGCCGTCCCGAGTTCGACCTGCTCGGCGCCCTGCGCCGCACCGGCCACGAGCTGACCCCCGGTGACCTGGCCCGCGAGACCTTCTCCTCCGGCGCCGCCGTCACCAAGCGGCTCAAGCAGCTGACCGAGCGGGGCCTGGTGGAGCGCCGGGGCGACACCCGCGACCGCCGCGTCGCCCACGTCCGGCTCACCGAGGCCGGCCGCGACCTGGTCGACGGGATCCTGCCCGAGCAACTGGCGTACGAGACGGCCGTGCTGTCCGTCCTGACCCCCGAGGCGCGGGACGAACTCGCCGGCCGGCTGGGGGAGCTGCTCGGCCGGCTGGAGGGCACCCTGGGAGTGCTGCGCGCCTGA